In Alteromonas sp. V450, the following proteins share a genomic window:
- a CDS encoding OmpA family protein — protein sequence MKQHFKMAALSLAVLSSTHAFAQESEEPAYKSWGAVSGMYYNTDESRPNDLTGNRVTDDGQGMTFEYGFRFTQSWAARIEFTALDLDYTDSSDDSGEMTGVDAMYFMPDDAWFLFGGIKRQSVGESTTLGNIGIGKHWNVSESYKLVTEIAAYHDFGESYNDYSVKLGLAIPFGKSTPSAPKDSDNDGVVDSKDQCPMTPAGVRVDATGCSIDDDNDGVLNSVDKCPNTPAGTKVDATGCAIKDSDNDGVVDSKDMCPDTPAGVKVDAKGCTVFDEETVEITLRVLFDNESAVVKMPKDPEISEFAEFMKQYPSTTAVIEGHTSAPGTEAYNMDLSKRRAANFKEVMVDMYGIDSARLDTVGYGETQLLDEGNNAEAHRINRRISVTVKDTVKVAEEK from the coding sequence ATGAAACAACATTTTAAAATGGCAGCGCTGTCTCTTGCAGTACTATCATCAACACACGCATTTGCTCAAGAATCAGAAGAACCGGCATACAAAAGCTGGGGTGCTGTTTCTGGCATGTATTACAACACGGACGAATCTCGCCCAAATGACCTAACCGGCAACAGAGTTACTGATGACGGTCAAGGCATGACATTCGAATACGGTTTTAGATTCACGCAAAGCTGGGCGGCGCGTATCGAATTTACCGCTTTAGATTTAGATTACACTGACTCTAGTGATGACAGTGGTGAAATGACTGGCGTTGACGCTATGTACTTTATGCCAGATGACGCTTGGTTCCTATTTGGTGGTATCAAGCGCCAGTCGGTTGGTGAGTCTACTACTCTTGGAAACATCGGTATTGGTAAACATTGGAATGTAAGCGAATCGTACAAACTAGTTACCGAAATTGCTGCATATCATGACTTCGGTGAAAGCTATAATGATTATAGCGTTAAACTTGGTCTGGCTATTCCGTTTGGAAAATCAACGCCATCTGCTCCGAAAGACAGTGACAACGATGGTGTTGTAGACAGCAAAGATCAGTGCCCTATGACGCCTGCTGGTGTTCGCGTGGACGCAACAGGTTGTAGCATTGATGACGACAACGATGGCGTATTGAACAGCGTTGACAAATGTCCAAACACACCTGCCGGCACAAAGGTAGATGCGACTGGATGTGCAATTAAAGATAGCGATAACGATGGCGTTGTAGACAGCAAAGACATGTGCCCTGATACACCTGCTGGTGTTAAAGTAGATGCTAAAGGCTGTACAGTGTTTGACGAAGAAACGGTAGAAATTACACTACGCGTTCTTTTCGATAACGAAAGTGCTGTAGTTAAAATGCCAAAAGATCCAGAAATCTCTGAATTCGCTGAGTTCATGAAGCAGTATCCTTCAACAACTGCGGTAATCGAAGGTCACACTTCTGCACCAGGTACAGAGGCATACAACATGGACCTTTCTAAGCGCCGCGCTGCTAACTTTAAAGAAGTTATGGTAGATATGTACGGTATTGATAGCGCTCGCCTAGATACTGTTGGCTACGGCGAAACTCAGCTTCTAGACGAAGGTAACAATGCTGAAGCTCACCGTATTAACCGTCGCATTTCAGTGACAGTTAAAGATACAGTGAAAGTAGCTGAAGAAAAATAA
- the dnaB gene encoding replicative DNA helicase: MASASKSDKNVDKLKVPPHSIEAEQSVLGSMLIDPESWDKVAELVTDNDFYNRSHQIIYRAITRLLNSSQPIDLITVSEELEKHDELEDAGGFAYLGELAKNTPSSANVVSYAQIISERAITRELIGVAHEIAEVGYNPEGRDSADILDLAESKVFEIAERRTGENEGPRDVESILGKTIDRLEELVKTNKEVTGVTTGFTDLDKMTSGMQPSDLIIVAARPSMGKTTFAMNLIENAMMAEDKPVLVFSLEMPSEQIMMRMLASLSRVDQTKIRTAQLDDEDWARISNTMAMLKDKDSLFVDDSSGLTPMDVRSRARKLARERGGISLIMVDYLQLMRVPSLSDNRTLEIAEISRSLKALAKELEVPVVALSQLNRTLEQRADKRPVNSDLRESGSIEQDADLIMFIYRDEVYHENSEYKGIAEIIIGKQRNGPIGTCRLTFQGQFSRFDNYAGPAIADEY; encoded by the coding sequence GTGGCGTCTGCGTCTAAAAGCGATAAAAATGTTGATAAATTGAAGGTTCCACCTCATAGTATTGAGGCCGAGCAGTCTGTTTTAGGCAGCATGCTTATCGACCCTGAAAGCTGGGACAAAGTCGCGGAACTCGTTACTGATAACGACTTTTACAACCGTTCTCACCAAATTATCTATCGTGCTATTACCCGCTTGCTTAATAGCAGTCAGCCTATTGACCTAATTACCGTTTCAGAAGAACTCGAAAAACACGATGAGTTAGAAGATGCCGGCGGCTTTGCGTATTTAGGTGAGCTAGCTAAAAACACGCCAAGCTCTGCAAATGTGGTGTCTTATGCGCAAATTATCAGCGAACGGGCCATAACACGGGAGCTAATCGGCGTAGCCCATGAAATTGCTGAAGTAGGCTACAACCCTGAAGGCCGAGACAGTGCCGATATTCTTGATCTTGCGGAAAGTAAAGTCTTTGAAATCGCCGAGCGAAGAACCGGTGAAAATGAAGGTCCCCGTGATGTCGAGTCTATTCTCGGCAAGACCATCGACCGCCTAGAAGAGTTGGTGAAAACTAATAAAGAAGTAACGGGTGTCACAACTGGCTTTACCGATTTAGATAAAATGACCAGTGGTATGCAGCCGTCGGACCTCATCATTGTGGCGGCGCGTCCATCGATGGGTAAAACGACCTTCGCCATGAACTTGATTGAAAACGCCATGATGGCAGAAGATAAACCGGTATTGGTTTTCAGTCTTGAAATGCCTTCAGAACAAATCATGATGCGTATGTTGGCATCATTAAGCCGGGTTGATCAAACGAAAATTCGTACCGCTCAGCTAGACGATGAAGACTGGGCGCGCATATCTAATACAATGGCCATGCTGAAAGATAAAGACAGTCTTTTCGTTGACGATTCGTCAGGCCTTACTCCTATGGATGTGCGAAGCCGAGCCCGCAAGCTAGCGCGAGAGCGAGGTGGAATAAGCCTTATTATGGTGGACTACCTTCAATTAATGCGTGTGCCTTCATTAAGTGATAATCGTACGTTAGAAATTGCGGAAATTTCTCGTTCATTAAAGGCGTTGGCGAAAGAACTTGAAGTGCCAGTAGTTGCACTGTCGCAGCTAAACCGTACGCTAGAGCAGCGTGCCGATAAACGACCGGTAAACTCTGACCTTCGTGAATCTGGCTCAATCGAGCAGGACGCCGACCTTATCATGTTCATCTACCGCGACGAGGTATATCACGAAAACAGTGAATACAAGGGTATTGCAGAAATCATTATCGGTAAACAGCGTAACGGGCCAATAGGCACTTGCCGATTAACATTCCAGGGTCAATTTTCACGCTTTGATAACTACGCGGGGCCAGCCATTGCCGACGAGTATTAA
- a CDS encoding DUF4097 family beta strand repeat-containing protein, whose amino-acid sequence MTMNTKNALLHTFKTPVVAKVLFTTALLSVATAAYAGEKVDKTIDTSSSPKVDVEHINGKADIRVWDKAQVRVTGELGDQTEEFIFERRGDVVVIHVEVERHSKSWFNKEKDGDDLVIYIPSASDLHYTAVNADLIAEGITKAVDIEVVNGDVTLKNIGERVEVDSVNGDIVLENVRGRLEAETVNGEIEASHSGNTSVSFASVNGKLDITSDSPDVSIETVNGRIDASLQAVDALQINTVNGRTYASLGLNKNGSVKANSVGGAMEFVFQDGLSAQFDIETHAGGNIVNNLSDDKSQKPKYGPGSWLRFIHNGGAANVDISTVHGRIEIDQK is encoded by the coding sequence ATGACTATGAATACGAAAAACGCATTGTTGCACACGTTTAAAACGCCTGTTGTGGCTAAGGTGCTCTTCACTACAGCGCTGCTCAGTGTCGCAACTGCAGCATATGCAGGTGAAAAAGTAGATAAGACCATCGACACATCGTCTTCGCCGAAGGTCGATGTTGAGCACATTAACGGAAAAGCTGATATTCGAGTATGGGACAAGGCTCAGGTTCGTGTTACCGGTGAACTTGGCGATCAAACCGAGGAGTTTATCTTTGAACGACGCGGAGATGTTGTGGTGATACACGTTGAAGTGGAGCGCCATTCAAAAAGCTGGTTCAATAAAGAAAAAGATGGCGACGACCTTGTAATCTATATACCTTCGGCAAGCGACCTTCATTACACCGCCGTCAATGCAGACCTTATTGCAGAAGGTATAACAAAAGCCGTAGACATAGAGGTTGTAAACGGCGACGTAACCCTTAAAAACATAGGTGAGCGGGTTGAAGTTGACTCGGTCAATGGCGATATCGTGCTTGAGAATGTGAGAGGCCGTTTAGAAGCGGAAACAGTGAATGGCGAAATTGAAGCGTCACACTCAGGAAACACGTCAGTGAGCTTTGCCTCTGTGAACGGTAAACTTGACATCACCTCTGATAGCCCTGATGTATCTATAGAAACAGTGAATGGCCGAATTGATGCATCACTTCAAGCGGTGGACGCACTGCAAATAAATACGGTCAATGGAAGGACTTATGCAAGTTTAGGTCTTAATAAGAACGGTAGCGTAAAAGCGAATTCTGTAGGCGGTGCGATGGAATTTGTTTTTCAAGATGGCTTATCGGCACAATTCGATATTGAGACGCATGCTGGTGGCAATATTGTAAACAATCTCAGTGATGACAAGTCTCAAAAGCCAAAGTATGGTCCGGGTAGCTGGCTGCGCTTTATCCACAACGGTGGCGCGGCAAATGTAGACATCTCTACGGTACATGGGCGAATTGAAATAGACCAAAAGTGA